One segment of Streptomyces sp. NA02950 DNA contains the following:
- a CDS encoding DUF2000 domain-containing protein, producing MRDDTKIAVIVRDDLADWQKLNVTAFLSSGLAHATDQMVGTAYEDASGNTYLPMFREPVLVYAADSPALTRTHTRALSRGLATALYTEELFTTNNEDDNRATVRAVAADDLNLVGLAVYGPRNAVDKVAKGLKLHG from the coding sequence ATGCGTGACGACACCAAGATCGCGGTCATCGTCCGGGACGACCTGGCCGACTGGCAGAAGCTCAACGTGACCGCCTTCCTCTCCAGCGGGCTCGCCCACGCCACGGACCAGATGGTCGGCACGGCGTACGAGGACGCCTCGGGCAACACCTACCTCCCGATGTTCCGCGAGCCCGTCCTCGTCTACGCCGCCGACTCCCCCGCCCTCACCCGCACCCACACCCGCGCCCTCTCCCGCGGGCTGGCCACGGCCCTTTACACCGAGGAACTGTTCACCACCAACAACGAGGACGACAACCGCGCGACGGTACGGGCGGTGGCGGCCGACGACCTCAACCTGGTGGGCCTCGCGGTGTACGGACCGCGCAACGCGGTGGACAAGGTGGCCAAGGGGCTGAAGCTGCACGGCTGA
- a CDS encoding helix-turn-helix transcriptional regulator, producing the protein MNSGEFSQRVRDLLHDRGMSVRAVARHLNYDHAYLSRVLSGKQQPSVQLITGLDKLLKADGELTEIAVRVAPPTVSPEAAESPAITDRILRLSEARGADFAQAIRETSHRLVVLDNELSGVSIAEPAGRAFKVVHRRLGVGDYDPRYERDIQSAAAELAEVAGWALFDAEIHGAARRFNYEALFLANLSGDRSIALLTLQNMAMLSEWRGRNQEALAIARSVLNRRRLSPRVEAMFRIREAKGLVGTGRTSDAIESLQRARSLIEDGDDVGAPDWSWWVTHREIDGHWGHALQIAGDVQNAIERLLQSAQPGRGVATGYAGMSSARLAQCLLDVNAWRDAEDVVRSLVTAAPGISSGRTLRLIGHVAKQRERLEGAPPSLTDTLEHLGEKLDEDPFTL; encoded by the coding sequence ATGAACAGCGGGGAGTTCAGCCAAAGAGTCCGCGACCTGCTTCACGATCGGGGCATGAGCGTCCGGGCGGTTGCCCGTCACCTGAACTACGACCATGCCTATCTGTCCCGCGTGCTCTCCGGGAAACAGCAGCCGTCGGTGCAACTCATCACGGGGCTGGACAAGCTGCTTAAGGCAGACGGGGAACTCACCGAAATCGCGGTACGAGTAGCACCGCCAACGGTTTCGCCGGAAGCTGCTGAATCACCGGCCATCACTGATCGGATACTCAGACTCAGCGAGGCACGCGGAGCCGACTTCGCACAGGCCATCCGGGAGACTTCCCATCGCCTGGTCGTCCTGGACAACGAACTCAGCGGAGTATCCATCGCAGAGCCCGCAGGCCGTGCGTTCAAGGTCGTGCATCGGCGGCTCGGAGTCGGAGACTACGATCCCCGTTACGAGCGCGACATTCAGTCGGCCGCTGCGGAACTCGCCGAAGTCGCCGGTTGGGCTCTTTTTGACGCGGAAATACACGGCGCCGCCCGGCGCTTCAACTATGAGGCACTGTTCCTCGCGAATCTCTCGGGGGACCGCTCCATCGCACTGCTGACGCTACAGAACATGGCGATGCTCAGTGAATGGCGTGGACGGAACCAAGAGGCGCTGGCCATCGCCCGCTCGGTGCTCAACCGTAGACGGCTGTCCCCGCGCGTGGAGGCGATGTTCCGCATCCGTGAAGCGAAGGGACTGGTCGGCACGGGACGTACGTCGGATGCCATCGAGTCGCTTCAACGCGCCCGATCGCTCATCGAGGACGGTGACGATGTCGGTGCACCGGACTGGTCATGGTGGGTGACCCACAGGGAAATCGACGGCCACTGGGGTCACGCACTTCAGATCGCCGGTGACGTACAGAATGCCATCGAGCGGCTACTGCAATCCGCACAACCAGGGCGTGGCGTCGCGACCGGCTACGCAGGTATGTCATCCGCACGACTCGCGCAATGCCTACTGGACGTCAATGCCTGGCGCGACGCGGAAGACGTCGTCAGGTCCCTGGTCACCGCCGCACCCGGAATCTCCTCGGGACGGACCCTCCGCCTGATCGGTCACGTCGCCAAGCAGCGCGAAAGGCTAGAGGGTGCACCGCCCAGCCTTACGGACACTCTTGAGCACCTGGGGGAAAAGCTCGACGAGGATCCGTTCACCCTCTGA
- a CDS encoding YdcF family protein, translating into MRRRTGLAIAGVAALAWGEWLNWRWSRVLVGNSGGASEAVVVLGYRNPQATANLINRWRTRAGIRSIAADGAHGTRVIFSGGAAGGGAAEAQLMADYATSVLQFDGTVLLEDQSATTWENITNVIPLLEDVNRIKIASQPAHALKARAYLRRQRPDLAERLVRADDYRPGEWVVVKPLLALYGLWTLRGLKADERKVSL; encoded by the coding sequence ATGCGGCGAAGGACAGGACTGGCAATAGCTGGGGTTGCAGCCCTGGCCTGGGGTGAGTGGTTGAACTGGCGCTGGTCTCGAGTTCTCGTGGGGAACAGCGGGGGCGCTTCCGAGGCCGTGGTGGTGTTGGGGTACCGGAATCCCCAGGCGACGGCGAACTTGATCAACCGATGGCGAACCCGTGCTGGAATTCGCTCCATCGCCGCCGACGGTGCGCATGGGACCCGCGTGATCTTCAGCGGCGGTGCGGCCGGCGGCGGCGCTGCGGAAGCCCAGCTGATGGCTGACTACGCGACGTCGGTGCTCCAGTTCGACGGCACGGTGCTCCTCGAAGACCAAAGCGCGACGACGTGGGAGAACATCACGAACGTGATCCCATTACTTGAGGACGTGAACCGCATCAAGATCGCCTCCCAGCCAGCTCATGCGCTCAAGGCCCGTGCGTACTTGCGGCGGCAGCGCCCCGATCTTGCAGAGAGGCTGGTGCGCGCGGATGACTACCGCCCTGGCGAGTGGGTGGTCGTCAAACCGCTGCTGGCTCTGTACGGACTGTGGACACTCCGCGGTCTCAAGGCCGACGAACGGAAGGTCTCGCTGTAA
- a CDS encoding antibiotic biosynthesis monooxygenase, whose protein sequence is MSVVKINVLTVPEEQREVLEKRFASRAGSVENSDGFEWFELLRPVEGTDQYLVYTRWRSEEDFQAWMEGPMKAAHQRGGEDAPQQKPAASGSTLWSFEVVQQASPKQD, encoded by the coding sequence ATGAGCGTAGTCAAGATCAACGTGCTGACCGTCCCCGAGGAGCAGCGCGAGGTGCTGGAGAAGCGCTTCGCCTCGCGCGCGGGGTCCGTGGAGAACTCCGACGGCTTCGAATGGTTCGAGCTGCTGCGCCCGGTCGAGGGGACCGACCAGTACCTCGTCTACACCCGCTGGCGCAGCGAGGAGGACTTCCAGGCGTGGATGGAGGGCCCGATGAAGGCGGCCCACCAGCGCGGCGGCGAGGACGCCCCGCAGCAGAAGCCCGCGGCCTCCGGCTCGACGCTGTGGTCGTTCGAGGTCGTCCAGCAGGCGTCCCCCAAGCAGGACTGA
- a CDS encoding GNAT family N-acetyltransferase: protein MTSFDYTIDRLAPESFDSSVKGLAALLVDAVDDGASMGFLAPFDQESAAAWWRTQAPAVADGGLLVWVCRDAAGITATVSLALSAKPNGRHRAEILKLMVHRTARGRGLARALLATAQAAAVAAGVTLLLLDTRTGSDAEHVYLADGWTRYGLVPAYAADPDGTLEDCSFFYKRLRAV from the coding sequence GTGACGTCCTTCGACTACACCATCGACCGCCTGGCCCCCGAGAGTTTCGACAGCAGCGTCAAGGGGCTCGCCGCACTCCTCGTCGACGCCGTGGACGACGGTGCCTCGATGGGCTTTCTCGCCCCCTTCGACCAGGAGTCGGCCGCCGCCTGGTGGCGCACCCAGGCCCCGGCGGTCGCCGACGGCGGTCTGCTGGTCTGGGTCTGCCGGGACGCGGCCGGTATCACCGCCACCGTCAGCCTGGCCCTGTCCGCCAAGCCCAACGGCCGCCACCGCGCCGAGATCCTCAAGCTGATGGTCCACCGCACCGCCCGCGGCCGCGGGCTGGCCCGCGCCCTCCTGGCCACGGCCCAAGCCGCCGCCGTGGCCGCCGGGGTCACCCTCCTGCTGCTGGACACCCGCACCGGCAGCGATGCCGAACACGTCTACCTCGCCGACGGCTGGACCCGCTACGGCCTCGTCCCGGCCTACGCCGCCGACCCGGACGGCACCCTCGAGGACTGCTCGTTCTTCTACAAGCGGCTTCGGGCGGTCTGA
- a CDS encoding TetR/AcrR family transcriptional regulator, with translation MEQNESKPGYEGLRARGVQRTRANILTAARQHLIASGYRNLSLEHVATDADVTRVTIYRQFGSKLGLLDAVAEDLAQRAGLVAGMHAAAALDDPVAAFRAMVSETCRFWSTDPDLLRRLISLSAVDPEAHRVISSREKWRFDQVALFVTRLAEADRVRSPFDTHGAGVTVAAAISFTTCDDIATRLQLDHDRLDDLLLSLLDGVVRLDQR, from the coding sequence GTGGAGCAGAACGAGTCGAAGCCGGGATACGAAGGGCTGCGCGCCCGCGGAGTCCAACGCACAAGGGCCAACATCCTCACGGCCGCCCGGCAGCATCTGATCGCCTCCGGGTACCGCAACCTCAGCCTCGAACACGTCGCCACGGACGCCGACGTCACCCGTGTGACCATCTACCGGCAGTTCGGCTCCAAACTCGGTCTGCTCGACGCGGTCGCCGAAGATCTCGCCCAGCGCGCCGGACTGGTGGCGGGTATGCACGCGGCAGCCGCCCTCGACGACCCGGTCGCCGCCTTCCGGGCGATGGTCTCCGAGACATGCCGCTTCTGGAGCACCGACCCGGACCTGCTCCGGCGCCTGATCAGCCTCTCCGCGGTCGATCCGGAAGCCCACCGCGTCATCAGCAGCCGAGAGAAGTGGCGCTTCGACCAGGTCGCTCTGTTCGTCACCCGGCTCGCCGAAGCCGACCGAGTGCGCAGCCCGTTCGACACCCACGGCGCCGGCGTAACTGTCGCGGCCGCCATCAGCTTCACCACGTGCGACGACATCGCCACCCGGCTCCAACTCGACCACGACCGGCTCGACGACCTCCTGCTGTCGCTGCTGGACGGAGTCGTCCGACTCGACCAACGCTGA
- a CDS encoding peptidoglycan-binding protein, translated as MTAESCPHCLAPARANGRPGCACAARAAAAATAVSTAGDTDEATHVRPVVARSEESVTRPGPRDVRLFERGPSKAEAQAKAQAEAKTEAEAKTEAEAKTEPSTGTADTGADTGPGTSADADSGTKADADADAETDAAATQAIQPVGDPGGSGDPDADAAAGDTGDATSGRHRKSRRKPVAIMLAGAAAVAVAGTLAFGTGLLGGDNEDDGGGKRERTLATTRPSSPADNGGGASEDGGGSGGPTSSSGPGLSGPAGAHGSGAPRTDSGSGPGRDVDPALPSASASAPATHTKAGPKPTESTGPASTPPTSPDPTGPAVLGEGDSGPEVSELQKRLTQLLMYLGAADGEYDEGVKDAVSSYQDRYDVKGDPDGVYGENTRRDLESRTDEP; from the coding sequence GTGACGGCAGAATCCTGCCCGCACTGCTTGGCCCCGGCGCGCGCCAACGGCCGCCCCGGGTGCGCCTGCGCAGCGCGCGCCGCCGCCGCTGCCACCGCCGTCTCGACGGCGGGCGACACCGATGAGGCGACGCATGTGCGGCCCGTTGTCGCGCGCTCCGAGGAGAGTGTGACCAGACCCGGTCCGCGCGATGTGCGGCTGTTCGAACGCGGCCCGTCAAAGGCGGAGGCGCAGGCAAAGGCGCAGGCGGAGGCAAAGACGGAGGCGGAGGCAAAGACGGAGGCGGAGGCAAAGACGGAGCCGAGCACCGGCACGGCGGACACCGGCGCAGACACCGGCCCCGGCACGAGCGCCGACGCCGACAGCGGCACGAAGGCCGACGCCGACGCCGACGCCGAGACCGACGCCGCCGCGACCCAGGCGATCCAGCCCGTCGGCGACCCCGGCGGGAGCGGTGACCCGGACGCGGACGCCGCGGCCGGAGACACCGGCGACGCCACCTCCGGCCGCCACCGCAAGAGCCGCCGCAAGCCCGTCGCGATCATGCTCGCGGGCGCCGCCGCCGTGGCCGTGGCCGGGACGCTCGCCTTCGGCACCGGACTGCTGGGCGGCGACAACGAGGACGACGGCGGCGGAAAGCGCGAACGCACGCTCGCGACCACCCGGCCCAGCTCCCCGGCCGACAACGGCGGCGGGGCGTCCGAGGACGGCGGCGGGTCCGGCGGGCCCACGTCGTCCTCGGGGCCCGGCCTCTCCGGGCCCGCCGGAGCGCACGGATCCGGCGCCCCGCGTACAGACTCCGGCTCCGGCCCGGGCCGCGACGTCGACCCCGCGCTCCCGAGCGCCTCCGCCTCGGCCCCCGCGACCCACACCAAGGCCGGGCCGAAGCCGACAGAGTCGACCGGCCCGGCCTCCACCCCGCCCACGAGCCCGGACCCCACCGGTCCGGCCGTGCTGGGCGAGGGCGACAGCGGACCCGAGGTCAGCGAGCTTCAGAAGCGGCTGACGCAGTTGCTGATGTACCTCGGCGCGGCGGACGGCGAGTACGACGAGGGGGTCAAGGACGCGGTCTCCAGCTATCAGGACCGCTATGACGTCAAGGGCGACCCGGACGGGGTCTACGGCGAGAACACCCGCCGTGACCTGGAGTCCAGGACCGATGAGCCGTGA
- a CDS encoding helix-turn-helix domain-containing protein has protein sequence MRDGLEADGDVLDARLSARLAELRTERGWSLDELARRADISRSTLSRLERGEISPTAALLNRLCAVYERTMSRLLAEVESEPPQVVRATAQPVWRDDSSGFVRRSVSPPHAGLRGEIVEGTLSPGADIAYDGPPVPGLEQHIWVLEGAVEITANGRVHELGAGDCLRFRLWGSSRFRCVGAEPVRYAVLVVLP, from the coding sequence ATGAGAGACGGTCTGGAGGCGGACGGGGACGTGCTGGACGCGCGGCTGTCCGCGCGGCTTGCGGAGCTGCGAACGGAACGGGGCTGGTCGCTGGACGAGCTGGCACGGCGGGCGGACATCAGCCGGTCGACGCTCTCCCGCCTCGAGCGCGGTGAGATCAGCCCGACGGCGGCCCTGCTGAACAGGTTGTGCGCGGTCTACGAGCGGACCATGTCACGGCTGCTGGCCGAGGTGGAGTCGGAACCGCCGCAGGTGGTGCGCGCCACGGCGCAACCGGTGTGGCGGGACGACTCGTCCGGCTTCGTACGCCGCTCCGTCTCGCCGCCCCATGCCGGACTGCGCGGCGAGATCGTCGAGGGCACCCTGAGCCCGGGCGCGGACATCGCGTACGACGGACCGCCGGTGCCAGGGCTCGAGCAGCACATCTGGGTGCTGGAGGGGGCCGTGGAGATCACCGCCAACGGCCGGGTGCACGAGCTGGGGGCGGGGGACTGTCTGCGGTTCCGGCTGTGGGGGAGTTCGCGGTTCCGCTGTGTGGGTGCCGAACCCGTGCGTTACGCGGTGCTGGTGGTGCTCCCGTGA
- a CDS encoding GNAT family N-acetyltransferase produces the protein MPGTAPRTPRATACWTVSARPVDDPVATALLRAYLVDVADRYYQLHEGRNATPEEIESALLEMPSDDLTPPEGVFLLAHHNGGREPAGCAGLRRLDTHTAELKRVFIRPGKRGLGGGGALLTAVDAAADALGARRIVLDTRWDLVEARSLYARHGYREVAPFSDGPYAEVWMAKELG, from the coding sequence ATGCCCGGCACCGCACCCCGTACGCCCCGCGCCACCGCCTGCTGGACCGTGTCCGCGCGGCCGGTCGACGACCCGGTGGCGACCGCCCTGTTGCGCGCCTACCTGGTCGATGTCGCCGACCGCTACTACCAGTTGCACGAGGGCCGGAACGCCACCCCCGAGGAGATCGAAAGCGCGCTGCTGGAGATGCCCAGCGACGACCTCACCCCGCCGGAGGGGGTGTTCCTGCTCGCCCACCACAACGGCGGACGCGAACCCGCCGGATGCGCCGGGCTGCGGCGGCTCGACACGCACACCGCCGAGCTGAAGCGGGTGTTCATCCGCCCCGGCAAACGCGGTCTCGGCGGGGGCGGTGCGCTGCTCACCGCCGTCGACGCGGCGGCTGACGCGCTGGGCGCCCGGCGGATCGTGCTCGACACCCGGTGGGACCTGGTCGAGGCGCGGTCCCTCTACGCCCGCCACGGCTACCGGGAGGTTGCGCCGTTCAGCGACGGGCCGTACGCCGAGGTGTGGATGGCCAAGGAGCTGGGGTGA
- a CDS encoding HAD-IA family hydrolase gives MPATTALTARALLLDMDGTLVNSDAVVERYWRLWAADQGLDEESVLKVVHGRQAHATMAVLLPDRPAEQNLADNQWMLERESTDLDGVVPVPGAPAFMAALAGLPHALVTSADERLARARMDAAGLPIPEVRVTAESVGVSKPDPEGFLKGAAELGFAPADCIVFEDSEAGIAAGRAAGMRVVGVGPRAAAHAPDVHVRDLEGIRVEAAPDGTLRLRITA, from the coding sequence ATGCCGGCCACCACCGCACTCACCGCCCGCGCCCTGCTCCTCGACATGGACGGCACGCTGGTGAACTCCGACGCCGTCGTCGAGCGCTACTGGCGGCTGTGGGCCGCCGACCAGGGGCTGGACGAGGAGAGCGTGCTCAAGGTCGTCCACGGGCGGCAGGCCCACGCCACCATGGCGGTGCTCCTCCCGGACCGGCCCGCCGAACAGAACCTGGCCGACAACCAGTGGATGCTGGAGCGGGAGAGCACCGACCTCGACGGCGTTGTCCCGGTGCCCGGAGCGCCCGCCTTCATGGCCGCGCTGGCCGGTCTTCCGCACGCCTTGGTCACCTCGGCCGACGAGCGGCTCGCCCGCGCCCGGATGGACGCGGCCGGACTGCCGATACCCGAGGTGCGGGTGACCGCGGAGAGCGTCGGCGTGAGCAAGCCCGACCCGGAGGGCTTCCTCAAGGGCGCCGCCGAACTGGGCTTCGCCCCCGCGGACTGCATCGTCTTCGAGGACTCGGAGGCGGGCATCGCGGCCGGGCGGGCCGCCGGGATGCGGGTGGTCGGCGTCGGCCCGCGCGCCGCGGCCCACGCCCCGGACGTCCATGTACGGGACCTGGAGGGGATCCGGGTCGAGGCCGCGCCCGACGGCACCCTCCGGCTGCGCATCACGGCCTGA
- a CDS encoding TMEM165/GDT1 family protein, translating to MFSFTVAAVVFGVVFLAELPDKTALAGLMLGARYRAAYVFAGVAAAFALHVGLAIAAGSALSLLPQRLLSAFVGALFLGGAAMLLFKKDEDEEEIRKPADQSFWKVSGAGFTLILVAEFGDLTQIMTANLAARYHDPLSVGVGAVLALWTVAGLGILGGRTLMRYVPLRLITKVAALVMLTLGGFSVYEAVTG from the coding sequence GTGTTCAGCTTCACCGTCGCCGCCGTCGTCTTCGGCGTCGTCTTCCTCGCCGAGCTGCCCGACAAGACCGCCCTGGCCGGGCTGATGCTCGGTGCCCGCTACCGCGCGGCCTACGTCTTCGCGGGTGTCGCGGCCGCCTTCGCCCTCCATGTCGGCCTCGCCATCGCGGCGGGCAGTGCGCTCAGCCTGCTGCCGCAACGGCTCCTCTCGGCGTTCGTGGGGGCGCTCTTCCTCGGTGGCGCGGCGATGCTGCTCTTCAAGAAGGACGAGGACGAGGAGGAGATCCGCAAGCCCGCCGACCAGAGCTTCTGGAAGGTCTCCGGGGCGGGCTTCACGCTGATCCTGGTCGCGGAGTTCGGCGATCTGACCCAGATCATGACCGCCAACCTCGCCGCCCGCTACCACGACCCGCTGTCGGTCGGCGTCGGCGCGGTGCTGGCGCTGTGGACGGTCGCGGGCCTGGGCATCCTGGGCGGCCGCACGCTGATGAGGTACGTACCGCTGCGGCTGATCACGAAGGTCGCGGCGCTGGTGATGCTGACACTGGGCGGGTTCAGCGTCTACGAGGCCGTGACCGGCTGA
- a CDS encoding MFS transporter, giving the protein MAQDAGHPTPAPGAPGPVAAAPWEGRPQRTVLVAIGALLLGLLLAALDSTIVSTALPTIVADLGGLEHLSWVVTAYLLASTAATPLWGKLGDQYGRKKLFQAAIVLFLIGSALCGISQNMGELIAFRALQGLGGGGLIVLSMAIVGDIVPPRERGRYQGLFGGVFGATSVLGPLLGGLFVDQLSWRWVFYINLPLGIVALLVIATVLHIPARRTPHTIDYLGTALIAAVAVALVLVASLGGVTYGWGSWQIVGLAALGAGLLFAFVRVESQAAEPVLPLKLFRSRTFTLCAVIGFVVGFAMFGSMTYLPTFLQVVQGVSPTVSGVHMLPMVIGMLLASTVSGHLVSVTGRYKVFPILGTAVTAVGLLLLHQLEATSGVVETSAYFFVFGSGLGLVMQVLVLIVQNSVGYADLGVATSGSTFFRSIGASFGVSVFGTIFANNLGPHIADALAGQRLPAGVDIGALTADPRAIGRLTSDQRSAVLHAYSVSITDVFLYAVPVVLIAFVLAWYLREEPLRGSVTAPDASEVLASNPVERSSHDECARALSLLGSREGRRQIYADITRRAGFDLRPAASWMLLRIDHHGSVEPALLAERTPVPLRVITEAARQIEERGLGRRYGLELMLTAQGREVVAKLYRARQASLAELLGDWWSPSRPTDLIELVDELAREMCGSDAEQPRNGNGGGRGGGPWQGPEPPWAR; this is encoded by the coding sequence ATGGCGCAGGACGCCGGCCACCCGACTCCGGCGCCGGGCGCGCCGGGTCCGGTGGCAGCTGCCCCCTGGGAGGGCCGGCCGCAGCGTACCGTCCTGGTGGCCATCGGCGCGCTCCTGCTCGGACTGCTGCTCGCGGCCCTCGACAGCACGATCGTCTCCACCGCGCTGCCGACGATCGTCGCCGACCTCGGCGGTCTGGAGCATCTGTCCTGGGTCGTCACGGCGTATCTGCTCGCCTCCACCGCCGCCACCCCGCTGTGGGGCAAGCTGGGTGACCAGTACGGGCGGAAGAAGCTCTTCCAGGCCGCGATCGTCCTCTTCCTGATCGGCTCGGCGCTGTGCGGCATCTCCCAGAACATGGGCGAGCTGATCGCCTTCCGCGCCCTCCAGGGGCTGGGCGGCGGGGGTCTGATCGTGCTGTCGATGGCCATCGTGGGCGATATCGTCCCGCCTCGTGAACGCGGCCGCTACCAGGGTCTCTTCGGCGGGGTCTTCGGCGCCACCAGTGTGCTCGGACCGCTGCTCGGCGGGCTCTTCGTCGACCAGCTCAGCTGGCGCTGGGTGTTCTACATCAACCTGCCCCTCGGCATCGTCGCCCTCCTCGTCATCGCCACCGTGCTGCACATCCCGGCACGCCGCACCCCGCACACCATCGACTACCTCGGCACCGCCCTGATCGCCGCGGTCGCCGTCGCCCTGGTGCTGGTGGCCTCGCTCGGCGGTGTCACCTACGGCTGGGGCTCCTGGCAGATCGTCGGGCTCGCGGCGCTCGGCGCGGGGCTGCTGTTCGCCTTCGTACGGGTGGAGTCGCAGGCCGCGGAGCCGGTGCTGCCGCTGAAACTGTTCCGCAGCCGAACCTTCACCCTCTGCGCGGTGATCGGCTTCGTCGTCGGCTTCGCGATGTTCGGCAGCATGACGTATCTGCCGACCTTCCTCCAGGTCGTCCAGGGCGTCTCACCGACCGTCTCCGGCGTCCACATGCTCCCGATGGTCATCGGCATGCTGCTCGCCTCGACCGTCTCCGGGCATCTGGTCAGCGTCACCGGCCGCTACAAGGTCTTCCCGATCCTGGGCACCGCGGTCACCGCCGTCGGGCTGCTGCTCCTGCACCAGCTGGAGGCGACCAGCGGGGTGGTGGAGACCAGCGCGTACTTCTTCGTCTTCGGCAGCGGGCTGGGCCTGGTCATGCAGGTGCTGGTGCTGATCGTGCAGAACTCGGTGGGCTACGCGGACCTGGGCGTCGCCACCTCCGGCAGCACCTTCTTCCGGTCGATCGGCGCCTCGTTCGGCGTCTCCGTCTTCGGCACGATCTTCGCCAACAACCTCGGCCCGCACATCGCCGACGCGCTCGCCGGACAGCGGCTCCCGGCGGGTGTCGACATCGGCGCCCTGACCGCCGACCCGCGGGCCATCGGACGGCTGACGTCCGACCAGCGCTCGGCGGTGCTGCACGCGTACTCCGTCTCCATCACCGATGTCTTCCTGTACGCGGTGCCGGTGGTGCTGATCGCCTTCGTCCTCGCCTGGTATCTGCGGGAGGAGCCGCTGCGCGGCAGTGTCACCGCACCCGACGCGAGCGAGGTCCTGGCGAGCAACCCGGTCGAGCGCTCCTCGCACGACGAATGCGCGCGGGCCCTGTCGCTGCTGGGCAGCCGGGAGGGCCGTCGGCAGATCTACGCGGACATCACCCGGCGGGCCGGGTTCGATCTCAGACCGGCCGCGAGCTGGATGCTGCTGCGCATCGACCACCACGGGTCGGTCGAGCCCGCGCTGCTGGCCGAGCGCACCCCCGTGCCGCTGCGGGTCATCACGGAGGCGGCCCGGCAGATCGAGGAGCGGGGGCTCGGCCGGCGGTACGGGCTGGAGCTGATGCTGACCGCCCAGGGGCGGGAGGTGGTGGCCAAGCTGTACCGGGCCCGTCAGGCGTCGCTGGCCGAGTTGCTGGGCGACTGGTGGTCGCCGTCGCGCCCCACGGACCTGATAGAGCTGGTGGACGAGCTGGCGCGGGAGATGTGCGGCTCGGACGCGGAGCAGCCGCGCAACGGCAACGGTGGCGGCCGGGGCGGCGGTCCGTGGCAGGGGCCGGAGCCGCCGTGGGCGCGGTGA
- a CDS encoding SDR family oxidoreductase produces the protein MTDHPVALVTGANKGLGKETARQLAARGITVALGCRDIEHGKAAAHELATAGVAPVPVRLDVTDADSVQDVADWLEAEFGRLDVLVNNAGTVVDQPAEHTTAAVMRQTYEVNVFGAVTMIRTMLPLLGTSRAPRIVNVSSTTASMAMTSGGTDFGGDADMRLAYSSSKAALNMLTVQYAKAFSKNGTLSHLKINSATPGYTATDMTRHRGTRTVTEGARIIVDLATLPEDGPTGGFFNDNGTVPW, from the coding sequence TTGACCGATCACCCAGTGGCACTGGTGACGGGGGCGAACAAGGGACTGGGAAAGGAGACCGCTCGACAGCTCGCCGCGCGCGGGATCACCGTTGCACTCGGATGTCGCGACATCGAACACGGCAAGGCTGCCGCCCACGAGTTGGCCACAGCGGGCGTCGCGCCGGTCCCGGTCCGGCTCGATGTCACGGACGCGGACAGTGTCCAGGACGTTGCCGACTGGCTGGAAGCCGAGTTCGGGCGGCTGGATGTGCTGGTCAACAACGCGGGAACGGTCGTTGACCAACCCGCCGAACACACCACCGCCGCCGTGATGCGGCAGACCTACGAGGTCAATGTCTTCGGTGCGGTCACGATGATCCGGACCATGCTGCCCCTGCTCGGCACATCGCGGGCACCGCGCATCGTGAACGTCTCCAGCACCACCGCGTCGATGGCGATGACCAGCGGTGGCACCGACTTCGGCGGCGACGCGGACATGCGACTGGCCTACTCCTCGTCGAAGGCGGCGCTGAACATGCTCACCGTCCAGTACGCCAAGGCATTCAGCAAGAACGGCACACTGTCGCACCTCAAGATCAATTCGGCCACGCCGGGCTACACCGCCACCGATATGACCAGGCACCGCGGCACCCGCACGGTCACCGAAGGAGCCCGCATCATCGTCGACCTCGCCACCCTGCCCGAGGACGGCCCCACCGGCGGCTTCTTCAACGACAACGGAACGGTGCCGTGGTAG